A window of Aeromicrobium sp. Sec7.5 genomic DNA:
CGCGAGCCGTCGGCCGCCGCGATGCGGGCCACGTGCCGGCGGCCGTGCCCCGGCACGAGCCAGGCATGGTCGAAGCCGCTGCTCGGCGTGACCGTGAGCCCCGCGCGCAGGTCGAACGGCGTGCCGTCGACCGGCGACGTCCCGGGCCGCGGGATGCCCAGCTCGTCGACCGGGAGGTAGAGCTCCGCGGGCACCGTGACGACGGGCGAGGGGCCGAGCTCGAAGTAGGGGTGGGAGGCCAGGTTGACGACCGTCGGCGCGTCGCAGACGGCCGAGAGCTCGACGTCGACCGCCGTGTCGTGCAGGCGGTACTCCACGGTGGCCACGAGGGTCCCGGGGAACCCCTGGTCGCCGTCGGGACTCGTCAGGCGCAGCACCACGCGGTCGTCGTCGCGCTCGGCGACCTGCCAGGTCCGCCGGGGGAAGCCGTCGCCGCCGCCGTGCAGCGTGGACGGCGGCTCGTTGGCGTCGAGCCGGTGCGTGACCCCGTCGATCGTGACCGTCGCTCCTGCGATGCGGTTGGCGTACCGACCGACGACGACCCCGCAGTAGGGCGCATCGGCGGCGAGCCGCTCGGCCGGCGTCCGTGACACCAGCAGGTTCGCGCCGGTGCCCGGGGCGGGCACCCACGCGTCGACCGCGGCCCCACGGTCGAGCACCGAGAGTCGGGCACCTGCGGGACTGGTCAGCTCGAGACGCTCCACTCCCGTGACGCTACTCCCCCGGACGGTCGACGAGCGCGGCGAGCGCGGGAGGCGCCTGCCGGCAGTAGGAGTCGGTCAGCAGCTCGGCGACCTCCCCGAGGTCGACCGGGTGCTGCGGGTCGTCGAGCACCAGGCCCACCGCGTCGGACCCCCACCCGCCGACGCGGAACCGGGGGCCACCCAGGTGCACGAAGGCCGCGACCTCGTCGGGATCGGCCCGGAACGTGACCCGCAGGAGCTGGTCCTCGCCGCCGAACACGTGGGCGACCGTGGCACTGCGGACGCGCCACCGCGTGCCGGCCCAGGCCTTCTCCGCCCGGCACTCCGGGAACCGCGACAGGACGGCGTCGAACCGCGCGACCCACTCCGGCGGGACCTCTGACCGTGCCACGGCTCCACCCTGCCAGCGAGCACCGACAGCGAGCACTGAAAGCCCGGAAGCGGTGAGCCAGCACCCACTCCCGTTCCCCGCGCTGGCCGAGCGGTGAGCCAGCAACCTTCGGGTGCCGGCCGCCCCGATGCGGTTGCCTGCGCACCGCCCGCGGCGGGGCGGGGACGCGAAGGGGCCCCGGACCGTGTGGTCCGGGGCCCCTCGCTTCGTTCCGTCAGCTGCGTGGGCTCAGAAGCCCATGCCGCCCATGTCGCCCATGTCGGGCGCGCCACCGGCAGCGCCGGCCGGCTCGGGCTTGTCGGCCACGACGGCCTCGGTGGTGAGGAACAGCGCCGCGATGGACGCCGCGTTCTGCAGCGCCGAGCGCGTCACCTTGGCCGGGTCGATGATGCCCGCGGCCAGGAGGTCGACGTACTCGCCCGTGGCCGCGTTGAGGCCGTGGCCCGGCTCCAGGTTGGCGACCTTCTCGGCGACGACGCCGCCCTCGAGACCGGCGTTGACCGCGATCTGCTTGAGCGGGGCCGACGACGCCTTGCGGACGATGTTGGCGCCCGTGGCCTCGTCACCCTCGAGGTCGAGCTTCTCGAACGCGAGCTTGGTGGCCTGGACGAGTGCCACGCCGCCTCCGGCGACGATGCCCTCCTCGACGGCAGCCTTGGCGTTGCGCACGGCGTCCTCGATGCGGTGCTTGCGCTCCTTGAGCTCAACCTCCGTGGCCGCGCCGACCTTGATGACGGCCACGCCGCCGGCCAGCTTCGCGAGGCGCTCCTGCAGCTTCTCGCGGTCGTAGTCGGAGTCCGAGTTCTCGATCTCGGCGCGGATCTGGCTGACCCGACCGGCGATCTGCGTCTCGTCGCCGCCACCCTCGACGATGGTGGTCTCGTCCTTGGTGGTGACGACCTTGCGCGCCGTGCCGAGCAGCGAGATGTCGGCGTTCTCGAGCTTGAGGCCGACCTCCTCGCTGATGACCTCGCCACCGGTGAGGATCGCGATGTCGGTGAGCATCGCCTTGCGGCGGTCACCGAAGCCGGGGGCCTTGACGGCGACCGACTTGAAGGTGCCGCGCATCTTGTTGACGATCAGCGTCGCGAGGGCCTCGCCCTCGACGTCCTCGGCGATGATGACGAGCGGCTTGCTCGACTGCATGACCTTCTCGAGGACCGGCACGAGGTCCTTGATCGAGGTGATCTTGCTGTTGACGATCAGGATGTACGGATCCTCGAGGACCGTCTCCATGCGCTCGGGGTCGGTCACGAAGTAGCCCGACAGGTGACCCTTGTCGAACCGCATGCCCTCGGTGAGCTCCAGGTCGAGGCCGAACGTGTTCGACTCCTCGACCGTGATGACGCCCTCCTTGCCGACCTTGTCCATGGCCTCGGCGATGATGTCGCCGACCGTGGTGTCGGCGGCCGAGATGGACGCGGTGGAGGCGATCTGCTCCTTGGTCTCGACGTCGACGGCCATCGCGAGCAGCTGCTCGCTGACGGCGGCCACGGCAGCCTCGATGCCCTTCTTCAGGCCCATCGGGTTGGCGCCGGCGGCGACGTTGCGCAGGCCCTCGCGCACGAGCGCCTGGGCCAGGACGGTGGCGGTGGTGGTGCCGTCGCCCGCGACGTCGTCGGTCTTCTTGGCGACCTCCTTGACGAGCTCGGCGCCGATCTTCTCGTAGGGATCCTCGAGCTCGATCTCCTTGGCGATGGAGACGCCGTCGTTGGTGATCGTGGGGGCGCCCCACTTCTTCTCCAGGACGACGTTGCGACCCTTCGGGCCGAGCGTGACCTTGACGGCGTCGGCGAGCTGGTTCATACCGCGCTCGAGGCCGCGCCGGGCTTCCTCGTTGAATGCAATGGACTTGGCCATGGTGCTGTCTCTCCGCGTCAGTTGCGTGGAATGGGATCGGTCGGGGGTGCCCGCGACGGACGGTCGGCGCCGACCGGGGAACCCTGCTCCCCCGCCGGATCGACCTCACCGGTCCGACCGATGGGTTCTGGCACTCTCAGCGTACGAGTGCCAGTGTCGAAGTTAGCACTCGCCCATGGCGAGTGCAAAGAGGTGGGGGCTGTGCTCGTCTCGCCGCCCAGGGCCCGGCACCCCTGCCGGACGTCAGACGCTGAAGAGCAGCCAGAGGCCCGTGAACGTGAACGCGATCATGACGAACAGCATCGCGAGCTGGCCCGTCAGACGGTGACTGCGCGGCAGCACCACGAGCGCACGGTCGTGGGCGGCCAGCACCGCGACGATGTGGCCGACCACCACGGCCGTGACCTTGAGCGACGCGAGCAGCTCGGGGTCGCGCGACAGCACGTACGAGGCGCTCAGCTCACCGAACGGCTCCCACCCGCGACCGAACGGGTCGAGCAGCAGGATCAGGGTCTCCTGGCCCTTCTCGACCAGGTACGTCGCGTAGTGGGCCACGATGTAGCCGACCACGATCGGCACGAGCGTGTGGGCGAGGTCGCCCGGCAGCGCGCGGCGCTGCATCCGGGACACGCCCCCGGTGGCCGCTGCGGCGGCGGCGAACAGCCCGCCCGCGACGAGGCAGAACCCCACCAGCGCGGCCGTCTGCTCGAGGTCGCCGACGTCGCGGCGCTGCCAGAACGGCGAGGCCGAGAACGAGTCGAACGCGGTGGAGCCGAGGAGGACCCCCAGCACGCCGACGAGGCCGGGAGCCACCGGCACCTGCGTCAGGCTCCGCATCGGGTTGTGCAGGCGCCACCGACCGTCGAGGACGAACGGCGACAGCCGGGCGACGATCGCGCTGTAGACGTCGAACGGATCGGCGCGGTCGAACCACGTCGGTCCCACGAGGACACCTCCGACGACCATCGCCGCCACGTAGACGCCGACCCACCAGCGCACCGCCTCCACGCTCCCGGGGTCGGGCGAGGCGAGCTCGAGCCACACGAAGGCCAGCAGACCGAACGCCGCCGGCCAGTAGCCCAGCCGGGCGGGCCAGGCCACGAACCCCCCCGGCCGGCCGGCGAGGCGACCCACGACCGCCTGGATCGTGCGCCACGGCGACAGGTCGCGCCAGACGTGGCCGAAGGCCAGCGCCAACGGCACGAGCCCGACCCAGACCAAGACGTACACCGCCCCGAGGCCACCGTTGGAGGCGTCGGCCGGGCCGGCGAACAGGGCCGTCAGCACCCAGGCGGTGAGCAGCAGACCGAGGACGGCCAGCCAGGGCCGACGTGGCGGAGGCCCCGCCGCGGGGCCGTCGGCCTGGAGCCGTGGCTCCTTCCAGGCGAGCGCCAGGACGGCGAACGAGATGGTGAGGGCCCAGGACGCGCCGATGATGGCCGTCGTGAACGGGATCGGCAGGTCGGTCGCCCCACCGATGCCGTGGGCCGGCAGGACCAGGGTGAACGGGGTCACGAGACGACGAGCTGCACGATGACCGCATCGCTGTGGTGCGACTCCACCGCGACCTGACCGGGCCGGTCGACCGTGAACTCCAGCTCGCCCGACGCGCCCGCGGCCACGTCCAACGCGTGCTCGGGGTCGGAGTGCACGTGCACCTCGTCGGCCTCGCCGGACCGGTTCGTCACGACGAGCCGGACCGTCTGTCCCACCTCGACGTCGACGCGGTCGCCCCGCGGGGTCGGACCGTCGTCGGCCAGCGTGACGTCGACGACGACCGCGTCGTCGGCGGGCTCCTGCGACGCCGTCGAGCCCGAGCTCGCGCTCGGTGTCGGCTCACCCGAGGCAGCGGGACCGTCGTCGGCCCCGCAGGCCGCCAGGGCCAGCACGAGCAACGCTGCGGCGGCCGCTGCGACACCCCTCATCGTTCACCCCGATCGTCGTCGATGCCCTTCAGGTCGTCCGGGACCTCGTCGAGCCCCCGCTCGAGCAGCTCCTGCTCCCGCCGCTCGTCGCGCCGGTCCTTGCGGGCCACGTAGACCACGACCCCGACCACCACGATCGCCGGCACGAAGGCCGGGATCGCGAGGATCAGCGGGTGATGGGCCTGGAACACCACCTCGGACGCGAGCTCGATCGAGCCCGTCATCCCGCGACGGTGTCGCGCGTCGCCGCCTCCGACTCCGCCTGCTCACGCAGACGGGACGAGAAGCGGGAGACCGAGACGCAGATGCC
This region includes:
- the groL gene encoding chaperonin GroEL (60 kDa chaperone family; promotes refolding of misfolded polypeptides especially under stressful conditions; forms two stacked rings of heptamers to form a barrel-shaped 14mer; ends can be capped by GroES; misfolded proteins enter the barrel where they are refolded when GroES binds), encoding MAKSIAFNEEARRGLERGMNQLADAVKVTLGPKGRNVVLEKKWGAPTITNDGVSIAKEIELEDPYEKIGAELVKEVAKKTDDVAGDGTTTATVLAQALVREGLRNVAAGANPMGLKKGIEAAVAAVSEQLLAMAVDVETKEQIASTASISAADTTVGDIIAEAMDKVGKEGVITVEESNTFGLDLELTEGMRFDKGHLSGYFVTDPERMETVLEDPYILIVNSKITSIKDLVPVLEKVMQSSKPLVIIAEDVEGEALATLIVNKMRGTFKSVAVKAPGFGDRRKAMLTDIAILTGGEVISEEVGLKLENADISLLGTARKVVTTKDETTIVEGGGDETQIAGRVSQIRAEIENSDSDYDREKLQERLAKLAGGVAVIKVGAATEVELKERKHRIEDAVRNAKAAVEEGIVAGGGVALVQATKLAFEKLDLEGDEATGANIVRKASSAPLKQIAVNAGLEGGVVAEKVANLEPGHGLNAATGEYVDLLAAGIIDPAKVTRSALQNAASIAALFLTTEAVVADKPEPAGAAGGAPDMGDMGGMGF
- a CDS encoding MmcQ/YjbR family DNA-binding protein, with amino-acid sequence MARSEVPPEWVARFDAVLSRFPECRAEKAWAGTRWRVRSATVAHVFGGEDQLLRVTFRADPDEVAAFVHLGGPRFRVGGWGSDAVGLVLDDPQHPVDLGEVAELLTDSYCRQAPPALAALVDRPGE
- a CDS encoding aldose epimerase family protein, producing the protein MERLELTSPAGARLSVLDRGAAVDAWVPAPGTGANLLVSRTPAERLAADAPYCGVVVGRYANRIAGATVTIDGVTHRLDANEPPSTLHGGGDGFPRRTWQVAERDDDRVVLRLTSPDGDQGFPGTLVATVEYRLHDTAVDVELSAVCDAPTVVNLASHPYFELGPSPVVTVPAELYLPVDELGIPRPGTSPVDGTPFDLRAGLTVTPSSGFDHAWLVPGHGRRHVARIAAADGSRRIDVVSDRPSVQVFTGGSAGGVAIEAQQVPDGPHRPGVDVVLRPGQTYRSSTRWAYSAASDR